From one Caldithrix abyssi DSM 13497 genomic stretch:
- a CDS encoding sodium:solute symporter gives MGLSIIDLIIIVLYLILAAVIGSLSGGKQKNIKDYFLGGTSVPWWAVAFSIVAAETSSLTFISIPGLAYLTNLNFLQLTIGFLTARVIIALVFLPAYKKGELKTAYAFLGERFGQRTQRFASIVFLFTRIAADGVRLFATAIPLAIILKAAPWFQDWSNFQIYLISIILIAIISLIYTYTGGMKGVIWADVLQMSIYVGGAIIALFILWRHLPADFSIPAEKWQVFNLDFGQSLADFFRKPYTLLGALIGGTFLSLASHGTDQLIVQRLLSTPSLKDSQKAIITSGVIIIFQFALFLVVGLLLYAFYHGISIASPDAPFHKPDEIFPYFIIHNLPFGIKGLIIAGLFAAAMSTLAGSMSSLSGSAMMDLYKPITKKNLSHKQELAVSRFFTILSGVILTVVALLFIKMSHSVVEIALGIASITYGGLLGVFLLGLLSQKVQEKAAIIAFTAGLLAMLSVSITPILLGQAPFVHWTWYVLIGSVVTIGVGLVSQWIIQRL, from the coding sequence ATGGGTCTTTCTATAATTGATCTGATTATCATTGTACTTTACCTGATTCTGGCCGCTGTGATTGGCTCGCTGTCGGGCGGCAAACAAAAAAACATTAAGGATTATTTTCTGGGCGGCACTTCCGTTCCCTGGTGGGCGGTAGCCTTTTCCATTGTAGCCGCAGAAACCAGCAGTCTTACCTTCATTAGTATTCCCGGTCTTGCGTACCTGACCAATCTGAACTTTTTACAGTTAACTATCGGATTTTTAACGGCGCGCGTCATTATTGCGCTGGTCTTTTTGCCGGCTTACAAAAAGGGCGAACTAAAAACCGCTTACGCCTTTTTAGGCGAACGTTTCGGGCAACGCACGCAACGCTTTGCCTCCATCGTCTTTTTGTTCACGCGCATCGCCGCCGATGGGGTGCGTTTGTTTGCCACAGCCATTCCGCTGGCCATCATTCTAAAAGCGGCGCCCTGGTTTCAGGACTGGAGTAATTTCCAGATTTATCTGATATCGATCATTCTGATTGCCATTATTTCCCTTATTTACACATACACCGGTGGGATGAAAGGCGTTATCTGGGCCGACGTTTTGCAGATGTCCATTTACGTGGGCGGCGCCATCATTGCCCTGTTCATTCTCTGGCGCCATCTGCCTGCCGATTTTTCCATTCCGGCAGAAAAATGGCAGGTGTTTAATCTCGATTTCGGCCAATCGCTCGCCGATTTTTTTAGAAAGCCCTACACCCTTTTAGGGGCGTTAATCGGCGGCACCTTTCTCTCGCTCGCTTCGCACGGCACCGATCAGCTAATCGTACAGCGTTTGCTTTCCACGCCCTCGTTAAAAGACAGCCAAAAAGCGATTATTACCAGCGGGGTGATTATCATCTTCCAGTTCGCTCTTTTTTTGGTTGTGGGACTCTTGCTTTACGCCTTCTACCATGGCATTTCCATTGCTTCGCCAGATGCGCCTTTCCACAAGCCGGATGAAATCTTTCCCTATTTTATCATCCACAATTTACCGTTCGGCATTAAGGGGCTGATCATTGCCGGACTGTTTGCCGCGGCCATGTCCACTCTGGCCGGCTCCATGAGTTCGCTTTCCGGATCGGCCATGATGGATTTGTACAAACCGATCACCAAAAAGAATTTGAGCCATAAACAGGAACTGGCCGTCTCCCGCTTTTTCACCATTCTTTCGGGCGTTATTCTGACGGTTGTGGCCTTGTTGTTTATTAAAATGAGTCATTCGGTGGTGGAGATTGCGCTGGGCATTGCCTCAATTACCTACGGCGGCTTGCTGGGCGTGTTTTTACTCGGTTTGCTCTCTCAAAAAGTTCAGGAAAAGGCGGCCATTATTGCTTTTACAGCCGGCTTGCTGGCCATGCTTTCGGTTAGCATTACGCCCATCCTTTTAGGACAGGCGCCCTTTGTGCACTGGACGTGGTATGTTTTAATCGGTAGCGTAGTCACCATTGGCGTTGGCCTCGTTTCCCAATGGATAATTCAAAGGCTTTAA
- a CDS encoding PaaI family thioesterase: MNVNTHHKIDRNLCGTPVELKEGVARVSLTASEPMVADELGLVHGGFIFGLADYAAMLAVNHPNVVLARAHVDFLKPVKVGDKLIAEARITEQEKNKALVEVIVKKSKDMVFSGKFFCVITRHHVLEG, translated from the coding sequence ATGAACGTCAACACACACCATAAAATAGACCGTAACCTTTGCGGCACGCCCGTCGAGTTAAAAGAAGGCGTTGCGCGAGTTTCTTTAACCGCAAGCGAGCCGATGGTGGCCGATGAACTCGGCCTGGTTCATGGAGGCTTCATCTTCGGCCTGGCCGATTACGCAGCCATGTTAGCTGTGAACCATCCCAATGTTGTGTTAGCGCGGGCTCACGTTGATTTTTTAAAACCGGTAAAGGTCGGCGATAAATTGATCGCAGAAGCAAGAATAACCGAGCAGGAAAAAAACAAAGCGCTGGTGGAAGTAATCGTGAAAAAAAGCAAAGACATGGTGTTTTCAGGCAAATTTTTCTGTGTTATCACCAGACATCATGTTCTGGAAGGCTAA
- a CDS encoding aspartate ammonia-lyase translates to MKAYRKEKDLLGAREIPADALYGIHTLRAVENFPLSGRTVHPALIHAYGAVKWACAKTNAELGYLPEEVYRPLAQACEEMADGKLDAHILVDALQGGAGTSLNMNVNEVLANRALQLAGKQPGQYEFIHPLEHVNLHQSTNDTFPTALRVAAIRLLKQLENELVRLLETLQNLEKKFAHVVKIGRTELQDAVLTTMGRTFGAYADAISRDRWRVYKAEERLRVVNLGGTAIGTGITAPRRYIFKVVQHLNAITGLGLARAENLIDATQNSDALVEADGILQTCAVNLHKISNDLRWLSSGPHAGLNEIILPARQAGSSVMPGKINPVIPEAVMQAAMTVMGNHTRLVQACAAGNLELNAFMPLIADALLENFSLLTKASHILNRMALKDLQVNEANCKKQVENSTAILTALVGRLGYEKIQQVAQKMQQTGQSVREIVISEGWLDESTFNELTSAEAVNRLGTEERTK, encoded by the coding sequence ATGAAAGCATATCGTAAAGAAAAAGATCTGCTCGGCGCGCGCGAAATTCCCGCCGACGCGCTGTATGGAATCCATACCCTGCGCGCGGTAGAAAATTTTCCTTTAAGCGGCAGAACCGTCCACCCTGCTTTAATTCACGCTTACGGCGCGGTTAAATGGGCCTGCGCTAAGACAAATGCCGAATTGGGTTATTTGCCAGAAGAAGTTTACCGCCCGCTGGCCCAGGCCTGTGAGGAAATGGCCGACGGCAAACTCGACGCGCACATTTTAGTCGATGCCCTGCAGGGCGGAGCCGGCACCTCGTTGAATATGAATGTTAATGAAGTTCTGGCCAACCGCGCTTTGCAACTGGCGGGAAAACAACCCGGACAATACGAATTCATCCATCCGCTGGAACATGTAAATCTGCACCAGTCCACCAACGACACCTTTCCCACCGCTTTGCGCGTGGCCGCCATCCGGCTGTTAAAACAACTGGAAAACGAGCTGGTGCGCCTGCTTGAAACCCTGCAAAATCTGGAAAAAAAATTTGCGCACGTGGTTAAGATCGGTCGCACCGAATTGCAGGATGCCGTTTTGACGACCATGGGAAGAACCTTTGGCGCTTACGCCGACGCAATCAGCCGCGATCGCTGGCGCGTTTATAAAGCGGAAGAGCGGCTGCGCGTGGTTAACCTGGGCGGAACGGCCATCGGCACGGGCATTACCGCTCCCCGCCGCTACATCTTTAAAGTGGTGCAGCATTTAAACGCCATCACCGGGCTGGGATTGGCAAGAGCCGAAAATCTGATCGATGCCACGCAAAACAGCGACGCCCTGGTAGAAGCCGACGGTATTTTACAAACCTGCGCGGTTAATCTGCACAAAATCAGTAACGATTTGCGCTGGCTTTCATCCGGCCCGCACGCCGGTTTAAACGAAATCATTCTGCCGGCCAGGCAGGCCGGCTCTTCCGTCATGCCCGGCAAGATCAATCCGGTCATCCCCGAAGCCGTAATGCAGGCGGCCATGACGGTGATGGGAAATCATACGCGCCTTGTGCAGGCCTGCGCGGCCGGCAACCTGGAATTAAACGCCTTTATGCCGCTCATCGCCGACGCCCTGCTGGAAAACTTTTCCCTGCTTACAAAAGCCAGCCATATTTTAAATCGCATGGCCTTAAAAGACCTGCAGGTTAACGAAGCCAACTGCAAAAAACAGGTCGAAAATTCCACGGCCATATTAACCGCGCTGGTCGGGCGGCTGGGCTACGAAAAGATTCAACAGGTAGCGCAAAAGATGCAGCAAACCGGTCAATCCGTTCGTGAAATTGTCATTTCGGAAGGCTGGCTGGATGAATCGACCTTTAATGAATTAACCTCAGCCGAAGCCGTCAACCGCCTGGGCACGGAGGAACGTACAAAATGA
- the hydE gene encoding [FeFe] hydrogenase H-cluster radical SAM maturase HydE, translating into MLSKNEIIRWLKEKDAQRLEALWLQADRIREQYVGNTVYFRGIIEISNYCARYCKYCGINAGNKTLKRYRLSMDEILTVAQTIERLDYGTVVLQAGEDPALSGEWITELIKRIKNESDLAVTLSLGERTPEELEAWRLAGADRYLLKFETADLRLFNEIHPLQNNGPWKNRLEILHFLKQIGYETGSGIMIGLPGQTYDELAEAILLFQELDLDMIGNGPFIPHPDTPLGKEYERMKNSDQQAPNDALTTCKVNALTRMVCPTVNIPSTTALATIDRQQGRENGLLRGANVIMPDFTPLPYRQWYEIYPGRLQAYKPPEEQHALLLKMLHKIGRTMGRGKGVSLNYLKKRD; encoded by the coding sequence ATGCTGAGCAAAAACGAAATCATTCGCTGGTTAAAGGAAAAAGATGCGCAACGGTTAGAAGCCCTATGGCTACAGGCCGATCGCATCAGAGAACAATACGTGGGCAATACCGTGTATTTTCGCGGCATCATCGAAATTTCCAACTACTGTGCGCGCTATTGTAAATATTGCGGCATCAACGCCGGCAACAAAACCCTCAAACGCTACCGCCTATCCATGGACGAGATTTTGACCGTTGCGCAAACTATTGAGCGACTGGATTACGGCACGGTAGTGCTGCAGGCCGGCGAGGACCCCGCTTTAAGCGGCGAATGGATCACAGAACTCATTAAACGCATTAAAAACGAAAGCGATCTGGCCGTCACGCTCAGCCTGGGAGAACGAACGCCGGAAGAACTCGAAGCCTGGCGTCTGGCTGGCGCCGATCGCTATTTACTTAAGTTCGAAACCGCCGATCTCAGGCTGTTTAACGAAATTCATCCCCTGCAAAACAACGGGCCGTGGAAAAATCGACTTGAAATTTTGCATTTTTTAAAACAAATTGGCTACGAGACGGGCAGCGGAATCATGATTGGCCTGCCCGGTCAAACTTACGACGAACTGGCCGAGGCCATTTTGCTGTTTCAAGAGCTGGATTTGGACATGATTGGCAACGGGCCGTTCATACCGCATCCCGACACGCCTCTGGGAAAGGAATATGAGCGAATGAAAAATTCCGATCAACAGGCGCCGAACGACGCATTGACCACCTGTAAAGTAAACGCTTTAACGCGTATGGTCTGCCCCACGGTCAACATTCCCTCCACAACGGCTCTGGCCACCATTGACCGGCAGCAAGGTCGCGAAAACGGCTTGTTGCGCGGCGCCAATGTGATCATGCCCGATTTTACGCCCCTACCCTACCGCCAGTGGTACGAAATCTACCCCGGACGATTACAGGCTTACAAACCGCCCGAAGAACAACACGCGCTGCTGTTGAAAATGTTACACAAAATCGGGCGAACCATGGGGCGCGGCAAAGGCGTTTCTTTAAACTATTTAAAAAAGAGAGATTGA
- the hydF gene encoding [FeFe] hydrogenase H-cluster maturation GTPase HydF — translation MRNTPQSIRLHIALFGRRNVGKSSLINALTGQNLSIVSETPGTTTDPVLKAMELLPFGPVVFIDTAGIDDRGALGQQRVEKTLKMIDRCDVAVLVIDNRWDHYESELLKRLQTQRIPTIVVFNKSDQHPPDLNLVRKLERQKIPWVKTCATSNEGINALKEQIMRLAPDKSQIQPTIIGDLIHPGALVVLVTPIDLEAPAGRLILPQVQTIRDILDHDAFCLVVKERELKYALAQLKNPPALVVTDSQAFLKVAADTPQNVPMTSFSILFARLKGDLTVFVQGALAIERLKPDSHILIAEACTHHVVGDDIGRVKIPRWLRQYVGAPLNFTHVQGHDFPEDLSRFDLVIHCGGCTINRRLMQSRILKCKEAGVPITNYGVTIAYSLGIFERALQIFPEALEAYKQEQTF, via the coding sequence ATGAGAAATACGCCCCAATCGATCCGTTTGCACATCGCCCTGTTCGGGCGGAGAAACGTGGGCAAATCGTCGTTAATCAATGCTTTGACCGGACAAAACCTGTCCATTGTTTCCGAAACGCCGGGCACCACAACCGATCCCGTCCTCAAAGCCATGGAGCTGTTGCCATTTGGCCCGGTGGTTTTTATCGATACCGCCGGCATCGACGACCGGGGCGCCCTTGGACAACAGCGCGTGGAAAAAACGCTTAAAATGATCGATCGCTGCGATGTGGCCGTGCTGGTGATTGACAACCGCTGGGATCATTACGAGTCCGAGCTGCTCAAACGCCTTCAAACACAGCGCATTCCTACCATTGTCGTTTTTAACAAAAGCGATCAACATCCGCCGGATTTAAATCTGGTCCGAAAGCTGGAGCGGCAAAAAATTCCCTGGGTAAAGACCTGCGCTACTTCCAATGAAGGCATCAATGCCTTAAAAGAGCAGATCATGCGCCTGGCGCCCGATAAATCTCAAATCCAGCCGACCATCATCGGCGACCTGATCCATCCGGGCGCGCTGGTGGTTCTGGTTACGCCCATCGATCTGGAAGCGCCTGCCGGTCGTTTGATCTTACCGCAGGTGCAAACCATCCGCGATATTCTGGATCACGACGCATTTTGTCTGGTGGTGAAAGAACGCGAGCTAAAGTACGCGCTGGCGCAGTTGAAAAATCCGCCGGCGCTGGTGGTAACCGATTCTCAGGCCTTTTTAAAAGTGGCCGCCGATACCCCGCAAAATGTGCCCATGACCTCTTTTTCCATTCTCTTTGCCCGGCTTAAAGGCGATTTAACGGTTTTTGTGCAGGGCGCCCTGGCCATTGAGCGGCTAAAGCCCGACAGCCACATTTTAATCGCCGAAGCCTGCACACACCATGTGGTGGGCGACGATATCGGCCGCGTTAAAATTCCGCGCTGGTTGAGGCAATATGTGGGCGCGCCGCTGAACTTTACGCACGTTCAGGGCCACGACTTCCCCGAAGACCTCTCCCGGTTTGATCTGGTGATTCACTGCGGCGGATGTACCATTAACCGACGTTTAATGCAATCCCGAATTTTAAAATGTAAAGAGGCCGGCGTGCCGATTACCAATTACGGCGTGACCATTGCCTATTCGCTGGGGATTTTTGAAAGAGCTTTGCAAATTTTTCCGGAAGCGCTGGAAGCGTACAAACAAGAGCAAACTTTTTGA
- a CDS encoding response regulator, which yields MKKSALIVDDEIGLREVLTELLHIWDFEVIEAESGEQALECVANTEETFDLIFIDVNLPGLSGRELFERLQPDFPQASYILMSGFDREQNAAELPESEDYIYLKKPFRVGELKDLIDRLLTQ from the coding sequence ATGAAAAAAAGCGCGTTGATTGTGGATGATGAGATTGGCCTGCGCGAGGTCCTCACAGAGTTACTCCATATATGGGATTTTGAGGTCATTGAAGCGGAAAGCGGCGAGCAGGCGCTGGAGTGCGTGGCAAACACTGAAGAGACTTTTGATCTGATCTTTATTGACGTCAATTTACCCGGCCTGAGCGGCAGGGAACTTTTTGAGCGTCTTCAGCCGGATTTTCCGCAGGCCAGCTACATTCTCATGTCGGGATTTGATCGGGAGCAAAATGCCGCCGAATTGCCGGAAAGCGAAGATTACATTTATTTAAAAAAGCCTTTTCGTGTTGGTGAATTAAAAGATTTAATCGATCGGCTTTTAACCCAGTAA
- the hydG gene encoding [FeFe] hydrogenase H-cluster radical SAM maturase HydG, with amino-acid sequence MKRELKLSQHALDFIDEHKLQTLLQRPHPEPEQVREVIAKSLSKKALQIDETAVLLRTTDPDMVEEIFEAARKLKRDVYGNRIVLFAPLYIGNYCVNDCAYCSFRRSNKNAVRRTLTPQEIVQQVEALEDKGHKRLILVFGEHPHYDASFIAETVRSVYQIKKGNGEIRRVNINAAPLDHEGFRIVKQAGIGTYQIFMETYHHETYQRVHPPDTFKGDYLWRLDALNRAFEAGCDDVGIGALFGLYDWRFEVLGLVAHSLFLQEHYGVGPHTISFPRLQPALGAETQYPYLVNDYDFKRLVAILRLSVPYTGMILTAREGAELRREILAFGVSQIDAGSRIEIGGYTEIGDAQVQVLEKEQFKLGDLRSLDEVMRQLLEDDYLPSFCTACYRLGRTGEHFMEYAIPGFIQNFCTPNGLLTLAEYLEDYASEQTRAAGKALIERELKKISDQRIVKAVQQRLKKIREEGQRDLYF; translated from the coding sequence TTGAAGAGAGAATTAAAACTTTCGCAGCATGCGCTGGATTTTATTGACGAACATAAATTACAAACGCTTTTACAAAGGCCGCACCCCGAGCCCGAACAGGTGCGCGAGGTCATCGCCAAAAGCCTTTCAAAAAAAGCGCTGCAAATAGACGAAACAGCGGTGTTGTTACGCACGACCGATCCGGATATGGTAGAAGAGATTTTTGAAGCGGCGCGCAAATTAAAACGCGATGTTTACGGCAACCGCATTGTACTGTTTGCGCCGCTTTACATTGGCAATTACTGCGTGAACGACTGCGCCTATTGCTCGTTCAGGCGCAGCAACAAAAACGCCGTGCGCCGCACGCTTACGCCGCAGGAAATTGTTCAACAGGTAGAGGCATTAGAAGACAAAGGCCACAAACGCTTGATTCTGGTTTTCGGCGAACATCCCCATTACGATGCCTCGTTCATTGCCGAAACCGTTCGTTCGGTTTACCAGATCAAAAAAGGCAACGGCGAAATCCGCCGCGTGAACATCAACGCCGCGCCGTTAGATCATGAAGGCTTCCGGATCGTTAAACAGGCCGGCATCGGTACCTATCAGATTTTCATGGAGACCTATCACCACGAAACCTATCAGCGCGTTCATCCGCCAGATACGTTTAAAGGCGACTACCTGTGGCGGCTGGATGCTTTGAATCGCGCTTTCGAAGCCGGCTGCGACGATGTGGGCATTGGCGCCCTGTTCGGCTTGTACGACTGGCGTTTCGAAGTTTTAGGGCTGGTGGCGCACTCCCTGTTTTTACAGGAACACTACGGAGTTGGCCCGCACACCATCAGTTTTCCGAGGCTGCAACCGGCATTGGGGGCGGAAACGCAATATCCCTATTTAGTAAACGATTACGATTTTAAACGATTGGTAGCCATTCTTCGCCTTTCCGTTCCGTACACCGGCATGATTTTAACCGCGCGCGAAGGGGCCGAACTGCGACGCGAAATTTTAGCCTTTGGCGTTTCGCAAATCGACGCCGGCAGCCGCATCGAAATTGGCGGCTACACCGAAATCGGCGACGCGCAGGTGCAGGTGCTGGAAAAAGAACAATTTAAACTGGGCGACCTGCGCAGCCTGGACGAGGTAATGCGTCAACTATTAGAAGACGACTACCTGCCCAGCTTTTGCACCGCCTGCTACCGACTGGGCCGAACCGGCGAACATTTTATGGAATACGCCATCCCCGGTTTTATCCAGAACTTTTGCACGCCCAACGGCCTTTTAACCCTGGCCGAATACCTGGAAGATTACGCCTCTGAGCAAACCAGAGCCGCGGGCAAGGCTTTAATCGAACGGGAGCTCAAAAAAATTAGCGACCAACGTATTGTAAAAGCCGTTCAACAACGGCTGAAAAAAATTAGGGAAGAAGGTCAACGTGATCTCTATTTTTAG
- a CDS encoding ATP-binding protein: MVERSLENIILKHLDLNKIIIIYGARQVGKTTLVKMLLDKIDEPYLLLNGDEPDIREILTKATSTRLHALIGNKNVVVFDEAQRIPEIGLVLKLLHDSTKNLKIIVTGSSSLNLADELQEPLTGRKFVFKLYPFSFKEMVNHTSLLEEKRLLEHRLIYGYYPEIVNRPGSEQILLRELTESYLYKDILSMGLVKKPYILDKLLKALALQIGQEVSFNELGQLIGADKQTVEKYIALLEKSFVIFRLPTFSRNLRNEIKKNRKIYFYDNGIRNALIKNFNSLPLRADVGALWENFFIAERMKYLNNELKPVNYYFWRTHSQQEIDYLEETGGQLTAYEIKWNPRKKVRFPERFLKTYQPAQTYVIHPKNYFDFLL; this comes from the coding sequence ATGGTTGAGCGTAGCCTTGAAAATATTATTTTAAAGCACCTTGATTTAAATAAAATCATTATCATTTACGGAGCGCGTCAGGTCGGGAAAACTACCCTGGTAAAAATGTTACTGGATAAAATCGATGAACCTTATCTTTTGCTCAATGGCGATGAACCTGATATCCGCGAAATATTAACAAAAGCGACTTCAACCCGTTTACATGCCCTGATTGGCAATAAAAATGTGGTGGTTTTTGATGAGGCGCAACGAATTCCTGAGATTGGCCTTGTCTTAAAATTGCTGCACGATTCTACAAAAAATTTAAAAATAATTGTTACAGGATCGTCTTCATTAAACCTGGCGGATGAATTGCAGGAGCCTTTAACCGGCCGTAAGTTCGTTTTCAAATTGTATCCCTTTTCTTTTAAAGAAATGGTGAATCATACTTCGCTTTTAGAAGAAAAACGTTTGTTGGAACATCGTCTAATTTACGGATATTATCCGGAAATCGTCAACAGACCGGGCAGTGAACAAATTTTGCTGAGGGAATTGACCGAGAGTTATTTATACAAAGATATTTTGTCAATGGGATTGGTTAAAAAACCATACATTTTAGACAAACTTTTAAAAGCATTAGCCCTGCAAATTGGACAGGAAGTTTCGTTCAATGAGCTGGGCCAATTAATTGGCGCGGATAAACAAACCGTAGAAAAATACATCGCTCTTCTGGAAAAATCATTCGTCATTTTTCGTTTACCAACCTTTTCGCGCAATTTACGCAATGAAATTAAAAAGAATCGAAAGATCTATTTTTACGATAATGGAATCCGAAATGCCTTAATTAAAAATTTTAATTCCTTACCTTTACGCGCCGACGTTGGCGCTTTGTGGGAAAACTTTTTTATTGCCGAGCGAATGAAATATTTAAATAATGAGCTAAAACCGGTTAATTATTATTTCTGGCGTACCCACAGCCAGCAGGAGATCGATTACCTCGAAGAAACAGGAGGGCAGTTAACAGCGTATGAAATTAAATGGAATCCCAGGAAAAAGGTGCGATTTCCTGAAAGGTTTTTAAAAACCTACCAGCCGGCTCAAACCTATGTGATTCATCCGAAAAATTATTTTGATTTTTTACTCTAA
- a CDS encoding nitrilase-related carbon-nitrogen hydrolase has protein sequence MKIALIQQPCTKDKQENIERAVKAAKKAALKGAKIIAFAELAFEPFYPQHKNPQNRLSLAEPIPGPTTERFIKLAEELGVVFVLNLYERDGDRAYDTSPVIDADGTLLGTTRMVHITDYPGFHEQDYYDPGDHGAPVYQTEFARIGVAICYDRHYPEYMRRLALQGAEIVFVPQAGAVGEWPEGLYEAEMRVASFQNGYFTALCNRVGKEEVLEFAGESFVCDPFGQVIARAASGKDEILLCDIDLKRIKESPAKRWFFRDRRPELYKKWF, from the coding sequence ATGAAAATCGCTTTAATTCAGCAACCTTGCACAAAAGATAAGCAGGAAAACATTGAACGGGCTGTAAAGGCTGCCAAAAAAGCCGCTTTAAAAGGCGCAAAGATCATTGCCTTTGCCGAACTGGCCTTTGAGCCTTTTTACCCGCAACATAAAAATCCGCAGAATCGCTTAAGCCTGGCTGAGCCCATTCCCGGGCCAACCACGGAACGCTTTATCAAACTGGCTGAAGAATTAGGCGTAGTGTTTGTGCTTAATCTTTATGAACGGGACGGCGATAGAGCATACGACACTTCTCCGGTCATCGATGCTGACGGCACGCTGCTGGGAACCACGCGTATGGTTCACATTACGGACTATCCGGGATTTCATGAACAGGATTATTATGATCCTGGAGATCACGGCGCGCCAGTGTACCAAACGGAGTTTGCCAGAATCGGCGTGGCTATTTGTTACGACAGGCATTACCCCGAGTACATGCGCAGGCTGGCCTTACAGGGGGCGGAAATCGTCTTTGTGCCGCAGGCCGGCGCTGTGGGCGAGTGGCCGGAAGGGCTGTACGAAGCGGAAATGCGCGTGGCCTCCTTTCAAAACGGTTACTTTACGGCGCTGTGCAACCGCGTCGGTAAAGAAGAGGTGCTGGAATTCGCCGGCGAATCGTTCGTCTGCGATCCCTTTGGGCAGGTGATTGCCCGGGCTGCCAGCGGGAAAGATGAAATTCTGCTCTGTGATATCGATTTAAAGCGCATTAAGGAATCTCCGGCCAAACGCTGGTTTTTCCGCGACCGCAGACCGGAGTTGTACAAAAAGTGGTTTTAA